In the genome of Mycobacterium kansasii ATCC 12478, one region contains:
- a CDS encoding NAD(P)H-hydrate epimerase, which yields MISITAAELADLLVETGERHHQAYADTDGADPEWALWYSGYLQARLWDRAGRLPSRSQLVGLLQSAERRYGGAEGWPARYAGHLLAGLDASGPSGEVFPAVVADDIGWLTREQMVEVDRVMMQDLRIDLIQMMENAGHRLARLVLTLAAPGRVAVVAGSGGNGGGGLVAARHLANAGVDVVVTLGGPADQLNPVPAHQFDILRRMKVATSDTIVDADLTVDALIGYSLRGAPRGRAAELIGAMTSASSVVALDTPSGLDVTSGEAPGDVVSADATLTLALPKIGMRNAPQVGSLYLADISVPRSVTAALGPQPPDFSASPILRVV from the coding sequence ATGATCTCGATCACTGCGGCAGAACTGGCAGACCTGCTGGTGGAGACCGGCGAACGACACCATCAGGCTTATGCCGACACCGACGGTGCCGACCCTGAGTGGGCCCTGTGGTACAGCGGTTACCTGCAGGCGCGGCTGTGGGACCGCGCCGGGCGGTTGCCGTCCCGGAGCCAGCTGGTCGGGCTGCTTCAATCCGCCGAGCGGCGTTACGGCGGCGCTGAAGGCTGGCCAGCGCGATACGCGGGCCACCTACTGGCCGGGCTCGACGCGAGTGGGCCGTCCGGCGAGGTGTTTCCCGCCGTGGTTGCCGACGACATCGGTTGGCTCACCAGGGAACAGATGGTCGAGGTGGACCGCGTGATGATGCAGGACTTGCGTATCGACCTGATTCAGATGATGGAGAACGCCGGTCACCGGCTCGCCCGTTTGGTGCTCACCCTCGCTGCGCCCGGCCGGGTCGCGGTGGTCGCGGGTTCCGGCGGCAATGGGGGCGGCGGTCTGGTAGCGGCACGGCATCTCGCCAATGCAGGCGTCGACGTCGTGGTGACGCTGGGCGGTCCAGCAGACCAGCTGAACCCGGTACCGGCACACCAGTTCGACATTCTGCGGCGCATGAAGGTGGCGACCAGCGACACCATCGTCGATGCCGACCTCACCGTGGACGCGCTGATCGGCTACTCGCTGCGTGGCGCACCACGGGGGCGCGCCGCCGAACTGATCGGCGCGATGACGTCCGCCAGTTCGGTGGTTGCGTTGGACACGCCCAGCGGACTTGACGTCACATCGGGAGAGGCGCCCGGCGATGTCGTCAGCGCCGATGCAACACTGACGTTGGCGCTGCCCAAGATCGGTATGCGCAATGCGCCGCAGGTCGGTTCCCTCTACCTCGCCGATATCTCGGTGCCCCGGTCGGTCACCGCCGCACTCGGTCCGCAACCACCCGACTTTTCCGCGTCGCCGATCTTGCGGGTGGTCTGA
- a CDS encoding PE family protein has protein sequence MSFVIAAPEMIAAAAADLATMSSALSAANAAVAGPTTAVLAAGADEVSAAIAALFTSHGQDYQALSTKMAVLHDQFVQALTGSAGSYAGAEAANVSPLQAVEQDLLNVINAPTLAVLGRPLIGNGANGAPGTGANGAPGGLLYGNGGAGGSGAPNHNGGNGGAAGLIGNGGAGGAGGNGGIVVGTGGNGGSGGAGGLLLGNGGHGGAGGLASGNNLGGAGGAGGTGSLLFGAGGAGGAGGSSGNGLGGAGGVGGTGGALFGTGGAGGSGGAGDLGSGGAGGTGGAGGLVGGAGGAGGSGGAGNVNGGTGGTGGTGGLLFGNGGHGGTGGVGLTGAGGDGGAGGNAGMLFGSGADGGAGGGGLTTGGTGGAGGTAAALIGNGGTGGGGGAGAAAGKGGIGAAGGLVGNGGVGGNGGDGVGMVGIGGAGAAGGKAGLFFGNGGAGGSGGTGNQSAGAGGAGGNAGLLIGVGGAGGEGGIGGITAGKGGAGGTGALLIGNGGDGGDGGNSFQGNGGDGGIGGNAGLFGGGGTGGAGGGSGSGGGPVGKGGNGGNGGNAQLIGNGGSGGNAGPGVPPGVPGAGGTGGLLFGATGVNGLV, from the coding sequence ATGTCGTTTGTGATCGCTGCGCCGGAGATGATCGCTGCTGCGGCCGCGGATTTGGCCACGATGAGCTCGGCGTTGAGCGCTGCGAACGCGGCGGTAGCGGGGCCGACGACGGCGGTACTGGCCGCGGGTGCCGACGAAGTGTCAGCGGCCATCGCGGCATTGTTCACTTCGCACGGTCAGGACTACCAAGCGCTCAGTACCAAGATGGCCGTGCTGCATGACCAGTTCGTGCAGGCATTGACGGGATCAGCGGGCTCCTACGCCGGCGCCGAGGCCGCCAACGTCTCGCCTCTGCAAGCCGTGGAGCAGGACCTGCTCAATGTGATCAACGCGCCGACCCTGGCCGTGCTGGGTCGCCCACTCATCGGCAACGGCGCGAACGGGGCCCCGGGAACCGGGGCCAACGGCGCGCCCGGCGGCCTGTTGTACGGCAACGGCGGAGCCGGCGGGTCGGGGGCGCCCAACCACAACGGCGGCAACGGCGGGGCCGCCGGGTTGATCGGCAACGGCGGCGCCGGCGGGGCGGGCGGAAACGGCGGGATAGTCGTCGGCACGGGCGGCAACGGCGGGTCCGGCGGAGCCGGCGGCCTGCTGTTGGGCAACGGCGGCCATGGCGGAGCCGGGGGGCTCGCCTCCGGCAACAACCTCGGCGGCGCGGGCGGGGCGGGCGGGACCGGCAGCCTGCTGTTCGGCGCCGGCGGCGCCGGAGGGGCCGGCGGGTCCAGCGGTAACGGTCTCGGCGGGGCAGGCGGAGTCGGCGGAACCGGTGGCGCGCTGTTCGGGACCGGCGGCGCCGGCGGTTCGGGCGGGGCCGGCGACCTCGGAAGCGGCGGCGCCGGTGGAACCGGGGGTGCCGGCGGCTTGGTGGGCGGCGCCGGCGGTGCCGGCGGGAGCGGCGGAGCGGGCAACGTCAACGGCGGAACCGGCGGCACCGGCGGAACCGGCGGCCTGCTGTTCGGCAATGGGGGCCACGGCGGCACCGGCGGCGTAGGTCTGACCGGTGCCGGCGGGGACGGCGGGGCCGGCGGCAACGCCGGCATGCTGTTCGGTAGCGGGGCGGACGGCGGGGCGGGCGGCGGCGGCCTCACCACCGGCGGGACCGGCGGCGCGGGCGGTACGGCCGCCGCCCTGATCGGCAACGGCGGCACCGGTGGTGGCGGCGGCGCCGGCGCCGCCGCCGGTAAAGGCGGGATCGGTGCCGCGGGTGGGCTGGTCGGCAATGGCGGAGTCGGCGGAAACGGCGGAGACGGGGTCGGCATGGTCGGCATTGGCGGGGCCGGCGCGGCCGGCGGCAAGGCGGGCTTGTTCTTCGGCAACGGCGGGGCCGGTGGGTCCGGCGGCACCGGCAACCAAAGTGCGGGCGCCGGCGGTGCGGGCGGCAACGCCGGCTTGCTGATCGGCGTCGGCGGAGCCGGGGGAGAAGGCGGGATCGGTGGGATCACCGCGGGCAAGGGCGGCGCCGGTGGCACCGGTGCCCTGTTGATCGGCAACGGCGGCGACGGCGGCGACGGCGGAAACTCCTTCCAGGGCAACGGCGGCGACGGCGGAATCGGCGGTAACGCGGGTCTGTTCGGTGGCGGGGGTACCGGCGGCGCCGGCGGCGGGAGTGGCAGCGGCGGGGGCCCGGTCGGTAAGGGCGGCAACGGCGGCAACGGCGGCAACGCCCAGCTAATCGGCAACGGTGGCAGCGGCGGCAACGCCGGGCCCGGCGTTCCCCCCGGCGTTCCGGGTGCCGGCGGCACCGGGGGGCTGTTGTTCGGCGCAACCGGGGTTAACGGGTTGGTCTAG
- a CDS encoding fructosamine kinase family protein, translating into MTEFVKRHAGAPAGYFAWEAAGLQWLSNVDGGVPCATVVSVNATQLTLRRLDSVTPSPEAAYTFGSRLAVTHDAGAPAFGAGPDGWDGPGYFGPLTQPLPMSLRRHQRWGEFYAEERLVPMADLAAARLDTSTRSLIDGVVKRCRTGDFDDDDQPARLHGDLWSGNLMWTPTGAVLIDPAAHAGHRETDLAMLALFGCPHYDAILAGYQRVRSLKPGWRNRIGLHQLFPLLAHVVLFGGGYARQTHAAARAALAP; encoded by the coding sequence GTGACCGAGTTCGTCAAGCGCCATGCGGGCGCGCCCGCCGGCTATTTCGCCTGGGAAGCCGCAGGGCTGCAATGGCTTTCAAATGTCGACGGCGGCGTGCCATGCGCCACGGTCGTATCAGTCAACGCAACGCAACTGACCCTGCGGCGGCTTGATTCGGTGACACCGAGCCCGGAAGCGGCATACACGTTCGGCAGCCGGCTCGCCGTCACCCACGACGCGGGTGCACCGGCGTTCGGCGCAGGGCCCGACGGGTGGGACGGACCGGGGTACTTTGGGCCGTTGACGCAGCCGTTGCCGATGTCGCTACGACGGCACCAACGCTGGGGTGAATTCTATGCCGAGGAGCGACTGGTCCCGATGGCCGATCTGGCGGCCGCACGGCTGGATACGTCGACCCGAAGCCTGATCGACGGTGTCGTCAAGCGTTGCCGTACAGGCGATTTCGACGACGACGACCAGCCGGCCCGGCTGCACGGGGACTTGTGGAGTGGCAATCTCATGTGGACGCCCACCGGGGCGGTGCTGATCGACCCGGCAGCGCACGCCGGCCACCGCGAGACCGATCTGGCGATGCTGGCGCTGTTCGGCTGCCCGCACTACGACGCTATCCTTGCCGGATACCAACGGGTGCGATCGCTGAAACCCGGGTGGCGCAACCGAATCGGGCTACACCAGCTCTTCCCGCTACTGGCGCATGTGGTCCTGTTCGGCGGCGGGTATGCACGACAGACGCATGCCGCCGCCCGCGCCGCGTTGGCCCCCTGA
- a CDS encoding nitroreductase family protein: protein MPLEEAMRTQRAIRRLKSDPVDDSLVLHLLELAMKAPTGSNAQNWEFIVVKDREIVAKLGRLNRRAMSLVSPMYKRSFERRADEKMLRLQKAVQWQADHFEEIPVVVVACLRGVIPPWPTVATSSAYGSIFPAVQNLLLAARAAGLGAALITVPLWSTLLARRALRLPWNVTPCAVIPLGWPIGKYGPTTRRPVGEVVSLDRYGNRAFR, encoded by the coding sequence ATGCCACTCGAAGAGGCGATGCGCACTCAGCGTGCCATCCGTCGGCTCAAGAGTGATCCCGTCGACGACAGCCTCGTGCTCCACCTACTCGAGCTGGCCATGAAGGCGCCGACGGGTTCCAACGCGCAGAATTGGGAGTTCATCGTCGTCAAGGATCGCGAAATAGTCGCGAAACTGGGCCGTTTGAACCGCAGAGCCATGAGCCTCGTCAGCCCGATGTACAAGCGCTCCTTTGAACGCCGCGCTGACGAGAAGATGCTTCGGCTGCAAAAGGCCGTGCAATGGCAGGCCGACCATTTCGAGGAGATCCCCGTCGTCGTTGTCGCGTGCCTCAGGGGCGTCATTCCACCTTGGCCGACAGTCGCGACGAGCAGCGCTTATGGTTCCATTTTTCCCGCGGTGCAGAACCTGCTGCTGGCCGCACGTGCGGCCGGGCTGGGTGCGGCATTGATCACCGTGCCGCTGTGGAGCACGCTACTGGCGCGGCGGGCATTGAGGCTGCCATGGAATGTCACGCCCTGCGCGGTCATCCCACTTGGCTGGCCGATCGGCAAGTATGGTCCCACGACGCGCCGGCCAGTCGGAGAAGTCGTCTCCCTCGACAGATACGGCAATCGGGCATTTCGGTAG
- a CDS encoding carbohydrate kinase family protein, with product MEKADRPMTRVEIAVVGVHVLDTHVLGITSIPEGSQGQLVPTIKISPAGTAGGTAVVLSRLGAAVRSFGAIGTDAMGDALLAMLCREGVDVGGLVRTTATQTSASVIPVRSNGDRPAWHCVGANAMLRLEDLNLDEVIRSSHLHLGGPEFLGGPAAGELLQYAKSNGLSTSVDILAAGDPGLLQWIADVLPHTDYLLPNDEQVLGLTGAADVLTGARCLLAAGAGCVAVTQGSKGAVVVSDAESVEVPAFAIDVVDTTGCGDAFSAGFILGRALGRDLREAARLGCATAAHVASGIGTDAGAYDFDVIEAFASGDHSATA from the coding sequence ATGGAAAAGGCGGACCGCCCGATGACCCGAGTCGAGATCGCTGTCGTCGGTGTGCACGTCCTCGACACCCACGTCCTCGGCATCACGTCCATTCCCGAGGGCTCGCAGGGCCAGCTCGTTCCGACGATCAAGATTTCCCCCGCCGGCACAGCGGGCGGTACGGCCGTCGTTCTGAGCCGTCTCGGGGCAGCAGTCCGTTCCTTCGGCGCGATCGGCACCGACGCGATGGGCGACGCCCTGCTGGCGATGCTGTGCCGTGAAGGGGTCGACGTCGGTGGCCTGGTTCGGACGACGGCAACCCAGACCTCGGCGTCGGTCATCCCGGTGCGCTCTAATGGTGATCGTCCGGCCTGGCATTGCGTGGGCGCCAATGCCATGCTTCGGCTCGAAGACCTCAACCTGGACGAGGTGATCCGGTCGTCGCACCTGCACCTGGGCGGTCCCGAGTTTCTCGGGGGTCCGGCGGCCGGCGAGCTGCTGCAGTACGCAAAGAGCAACGGGCTCAGCACATCTGTGGACATTCTCGCGGCAGGGGACCCCGGGCTGCTGCAGTGGATCGCCGACGTCCTACCGCACACTGACTATCTGTTGCCCAACGACGAACAGGTGCTCGGTCTCACCGGCGCGGCTGACGTCTTAACCGGCGCACGTTGTCTGCTGGCCGCAGGTGCCGGCTGCGTGGCGGTGACCCAGGGCAGCAAAGGCGCCGTGGTCGTTTCGGACGCAGAATCCGTCGAAGTGCCCGCGTTTGCCATTGATGTGGTCGACACCACCGGTTGCGGTGACGCGTTCTCGGCCGGATTCATACTCGGGCGCGCACTCGGACGCGACCTTCGAGAAGCGGCTCGCCTCGGATGCGCTACCGCAGCGCACGTCGCCAGCGGAATCGGAACCGACGCCGGCGCATACGATTTCGATGTGATCGAAGCGTTCGCGAGCGGCGATCATAGTGCCACCGCTTAA
- a CDS encoding TetR/AcrR family transcriptional regulator, whose product MQNPRATNDDLTAKARIRNAALDLYAQYGEDRVSLRAIAAEAGVTLGLVQHHFKTKAGLRRAVDELVADYFWQAVAEADDQGGPAEAATARREAVQRMLAENPPVLNYIRREAFELEKNERIPLLDVLIDNVRREVTELRASGVASTGRHESKQAIAVLVRLMGELFLQPLVDAAWQRLPHSDNDPTPRVSVTIKDY is encoded by the coding sequence GTGCAGAACCCCCGGGCGACAAACGACGACCTGACCGCCAAGGCCCGGATCCGAAATGCGGCGTTGGATCTGTACGCCCAGTACGGGGAGGACCGGGTGTCGTTGCGTGCGATCGCGGCCGAGGCCGGGGTGACGCTGGGACTGGTCCAGCACCACTTCAAGACCAAGGCCGGGCTTCGCCGGGCCGTCGACGAGCTCGTCGCAGACTATTTCTGGCAAGCAGTCGCCGAAGCTGACGATCAGGGCGGCCCCGCGGAGGCGGCAACCGCTCGGCGGGAGGCGGTCCAGCGCATGCTGGCCGAAAACCCCCCGGTGCTCAACTACATCCGCCGTGAGGCGTTCGAATTAGAGAAGAATGAGCGGATACCGCTGCTCGACGTGTTGATCGATAACGTTCGCCGTGAGGTCACCGAACTGCGTGCAAGCGGAGTGGCCTCCACCGGACGTCACGAATCAAAGCAGGCGATCGCCGTGCTGGTGCGGCTCATGGGCGAGCTGTTTCTGCAGCCGTTGGTCGATGCAGCATGGCAGCGGCTCCCCCACAGTGATAACGACCCGACGCCGCGAGTCTCCGTGACAATCAAGGACTACTGA
- a CDS encoding type II toxin-antitoxin system Phd/YefM family antitoxin, translating into MGTTISQRELRNDSGAIMRRVEGGERFTVTRNGIPVADLVPHDRATADRRRRFVPVAEVAAGLRRLPDWDVERFAAELSRLDAAVDDSDAEPWGSTR; encoded by the coding sequence ATGGGGACCACGATCAGTCAGCGGGAACTCCGAAACGACAGCGGGGCGATTATGCGCCGCGTCGAGGGGGGAGAGCGCTTCACGGTCACCAGGAATGGAATCCCGGTGGCTGACCTGGTGCCCCATGACCGGGCCACGGCAGATCGACGCCGACGATTCGTGCCGGTGGCAGAGGTCGCAGCCGGCCTCAGGCGGCTTCCGGACTGGGACGTTGAACGCTTCGCCGCCGAACTAAGCCGGCTCGACGCCGCGGTGGACGATAGCGATGCCGAGCCCTGGGGCAGCACCCGGTGA
- a CDS encoding type II toxin-antitoxin system VapC family toxin: MITVHERVLLDTSVVIDYPADAVAAHADAAAVSTITLAELSYGLHTEDPLLNAAREQRYHWIAGTFEPIPFDAGAARIYGALCANVRAVGRDPKPRRFDVLIAAVAVALGIPLITRNEHDFRGIHSALRIITV, encoded by the coding sequence GTGATCACGGTTCATGAACGCGTGCTGCTGGATACGTCCGTGGTGATCGACTATCCGGCCGACGCGGTAGCTGCTCACGCTGATGCGGCCGCGGTCAGCACAATCACGCTTGCCGAACTGTCGTATGGCCTGCATACCGAGGATCCGCTGCTCAACGCCGCGCGCGAGCAGCGATACCACTGGATCGCCGGTACATTCGAGCCAATACCATTCGACGCGGGCGCCGCACGCATCTACGGGGCTTTGTGCGCGAATGTTCGTGCGGTTGGCCGAGATCCGAAGCCGCGCCGATTCGACGTACTGATCGCCGCGGTGGCCGTCGCTCTCGGGATTCCGCTAATCACCCGCAACGAGCACGACTTCCGGGGCATTCACAGCGCCCTGCGCATCATCACCGTGTAA
- a CDS encoding cellulose-binding domain-containing protein, translating to MAGLKNYVKRWRTALHVSVSALIVAIIGLAIAPVAHAAAATATLLVEHTWQTGFIARFTITNSSMVPLTDWKLEFDMPVGQSVLHTWNSTVTQSGTHYVLTPANWNRVIAPGGSATGGLRGVLSGSYTPPSNCLLNGQYPCS from the coding sequence ATGGCCGGACTGAAGAATTACGTGAAGCGCTGGCGCACAGCGCTTCACGTATCCGTGTCGGCACTGATAGTTGCCATCATCGGGCTCGCCATCGCCCCCGTAGCTCATGCGGCCGCGGCGACAGCAACGTTGTTGGTCGAACATACGTGGCAGACCGGTTTCATCGCTCGCTTCACCATCACCAACTCGAGCATGGTGCCGCTTACCGATTGGAAGCTTGAATTCGACATGCCGGTGGGACAATCCGTCTTGCACACGTGGAACAGCACCGTCACCCAATCGGGCACGCACTATGTTCTCACCCCCGCGAACTGGAATCGCGTCATAGCGCCCGGTGGTTCAGCCACAGGTGGTCTCAGAGGCGTGCTGAGCGGTTCCTACACGCCACCGTCGAATTGCCTGCTCAACGGGCAATATCCATGCAGCTAG
- a CDS encoding SDR family NAD(P)-dependent oxidoreductase, protein MSARTIVITGASDGIGAAAARRLSQSGENVVVVGRCRSKTTAVAAELGADYFVADFADLWQVRALADKIRSQYPRIDVLINNAGGMTNKPHLTADGYEMTYQVNYLAPFLLTTRLMDLLVESRASVINTASGAHKWVRHIAIVDFENTQRRRPIVAYAISKLANILFTKELHRRYHADGLSVAAVHPGVVATNFSRASGSRGFAVLEKLSLPRLFATADQGAAPLARIASSTPGIDWQPGEYYAKSEIAKASRTACDRHLASDLWDRTLATIGHL, encoded by the coding sequence GTGTCAGCACGGACGATCGTCATTACCGGTGCTAGCGACGGCATTGGCGCTGCGGCCGCACGCCGGCTCAGTCAAAGCGGCGAAAACGTCGTCGTGGTTGGCCGGTGTCGAAGCAAGACCACCGCGGTGGCCGCGGAATTGGGCGCGGACTATTTCGTGGCAGACTTCGCTGATCTTTGGCAGGTTCGAGCCCTGGCAGACAAAATTCGTTCGCAGTATCCGCGTATCGACGTTTTGATCAACAATGCGGGTGGAATGACCAACAAACCCCACCTGACGGCTGACGGCTACGAGATGACTTATCAAGTCAACTACTTGGCGCCGTTTCTACTCACTACGCGGCTGATGGATTTATTGGTCGAGTCCCGGGCCAGTGTAATCAATACGGCCAGCGGGGCGCATAAATGGGTCCGTCATATCGCCATTGTGGACTTCGAGAACACCCAGCGGCGCCGTCCCATCGTCGCCTATGCCATCTCGAAGCTGGCGAACATCTTGTTCACCAAGGAATTACATCGACGCTACCATGCTGACGGGCTCTCGGTTGCGGCGGTACACCCTGGTGTGGTCGCCACCAATTTCAGCCGGGCCTCGGGTTCACGGGGTTTCGCGGTATTGGAAAAGCTGTCACTTCCGCGACTGTTTGCGACCGCAGATCAGGGAGCCGCACCGCTGGCCCGGATCGCGTCAAGCACACCCGGAATCGATTGGCAGCCAGGCGAATATTACGCGAAGAGCGAGATCGCGAAAGCCAGCCGTACGGCCTGTGACCGGCACCTTGCCAGCGACTTGTGGGATCGCACTCTGGCAACGATAGGCCACTTGTAA
- a CDS encoding transposase translates to MVRKLRRADELAAAGKTNEEIAAEREVSAATLYNWRRTYGSYGGMDVDAAKGLQELREQKTRLKRLLAEAELETDALREVEGRS, encoded by the coding sequence GTGGTGCGCAAGCTGCGCCGCGCGGACGAACTCGCCGCGGCGGGCAAGACCAACGAAGAGATCGCCGCCGAGCGGGAAGTGTCGGCGGCGACGCTGTACAACTGGCGCCGCACCTACGGCTCCTACGGTGGGATGGATGTGGATGCAGCCAAAGGGCTGCAAGAGCTGCGGGAGCAGAAGACACGCTTGAAGCGGCTTTTGGCCGAGGCGGAGCTGGAAACGGATGCCTTGCGGGAGGTTGAAGGACGCTCCTAG
- a CDS encoding ATP-binding protein, translating into MAGSEWSLLVLAQPLAEHAIITEREAILNEMRTVMSAAKNEAAPSPLTEHYIELLKVALEATGMGMATGAWRVGIYLLGDGDSHPRLSSGWRSVMSGPKSLPEPVRTVDINGVDELARLWALPTTPGAPAPGLYRRPFEFQTLLASTQLAKCFHLPELETPGFRVSPAPTFSVSRPQPNDSVPAIDIGQIMNQRRPSALNYRVELDQLTRHTFIAGLTGAGKTNTLMHLLTQAASAGVPFLVIEPAKTEYRELLGHKAIGNDVRVFTVGREHVAPLRLNPLEVAPGVDVSTHLDLLKAVFTASFALWVPLPQVLEQCLVEIYTERGWDFGSSNHPPLDGSGQPPTPRLRDLVAAVERTVPSLGYKHESTQEITASLTTRLNALRRGGRGLMLDIERSIPMAEILRKPTVIELESLGDDADKAFVMGLLLIRLYEHRRAAHAAATSTAARAGAPPPAPGRLRHLVVVEEAHRLLGSERKQTDAWTADPKGAFVDTFCQMLSEVRAYGQGIVVADQVPVRLAPDVLKNTNLKIAHRLVVGDDREAMAKAMAMTTEQSNELTIMPPGRAAVFSEGDHTPVIVQVPKSKDNSTHAAIDDSAVSEAMAKWRSDPSVQAWFTASVACRGACRNAIACKQSSILMEHPHGQLLATRLWHTSIEHPDGIDLVWPDITAFVKATAAGIGEHTSPPTPGSTNNLDDRVHSFALHAIATVTNRRAMQAGWSSPATSRLTTLLFTAIEERSRQTEYFLGDTPARQEVVTAAAKLQTRAFDPLPLCSKICSDGRCPFLHAVRDVRAASGNFLGDANTDDELLNAATALAEEIVETPRDAPSATESLNQARWRAIACATQLLAGKHHRSQESTRRTIQVMGAAGWDLATASER; encoded by the coding sequence ATGGCTGGATCAGAGTGGAGTCTGCTCGTCCTCGCGCAGCCCCTGGCCGAGCACGCAATCATCACAGAGCGCGAAGCAATTCTCAACGAGATGCGCACAGTCATGTCGGCGGCTAAGAACGAAGCAGCGCCGAGCCCCCTGACCGAGCACTACATCGAACTCCTCAAAGTGGCCCTCGAGGCGACCGGAATGGGAATGGCAACGGGCGCCTGGCGGGTAGGGATCTACCTGCTCGGCGACGGCGACAGCCATCCACGGTTATCCAGCGGATGGCGCAGCGTCATGTCAGGACCCAAGTCCCTGCCTGAGCCAGTGCGCACCGTGGACATCAACGGGGTCGACGAACTAGCGAGATTGTGGGCGTTGCCAACCACCCCAGGCGCCCCAGCCCCGGGGCTGTACCGGCGGCCGTTTGAATTTCAGACCCTCCTGGCCTCAACCCAACTCGCCAAATGCTTCCATCTCCCCGAGCTCGAAACACCCGGATTTCGGGTTAGCCCCGCCCCCACTTTCTCAGTGTCCCGGCCGCAACCCAACGATTCGGTACCAGCGATCGACATCGGGCAGATAATGAACCAACGCCGGCCATCCGCATTGAACTACCGCGTCGAGTTAGACCAACTTACCCGCCACACCTTCATCGCGGGCCTCACAGGAGCCGGCAAAACCAACACCCTTATGCACTTACTGACGCAGGCAGCGTCGGCGGGCGTACCGTTCCTCGTCATTGAACCGGCGAAAACGGAGTACCGAGAACTGCTCGGTCATAAGGCCATCGGAAACGATGTTCGAGTATTCACCGTCGGACGCGAGCACGTCGCGCCGCTGCGCCTCAACCCTCTCGAAGTAGCGCCCGGCGTCGACGTGTCAACCCACCTCGACCTACTCAAAGCCGTATTTACCGCAAGCTTCGCACTGTGGGTGCCACTGCCTCAGGTGCTCGAGCAATGCCTGGTCGAGATTTACACGGAACGCGGATGGGACTTCGGCTCAAGCAACCATCCACCACTCGACGGATCCGGGCAGCCACCGACCCCCCGACTGCGCGACCTGGTAGCCGCAGTCGAAAGAACGGTTCCATCGCTCGGTTACAAACACGAGTCAACACAGGAGATCACGGCGTCACTGACCACCCGCCTCAACGCCCTGCGCCGCGGCGGCCGTGGATTGATGCTCGACATCGAGCGATCCATCCCCATGGCGGAAATCCTGCGCAAACCAACCGTCATCGAACTTGAGAGCCTGGGCGACGATGCCGACAAGGCATTCGTCATGGGCCTGCTACTGATTCGGCTCTACGAACACCGGCGAGCAGCACACGCCGCCGCCACATCGACAGCCGCCCGGGCCGGTGCACCGCCACCGGCCCCCGGCCGATTGCGCCACCTCGTCGTGGTCGAAGAAGCACACCGACTACTGGGATCAGAACGCAAGCAGACCGATGCGTGGACGGCAGATCCCAAGGGCGCCTTCGTCGACACCTTCTGCCAGATGCTGTCGGAGGTACGGGCCTACGGGCAAGGCATCGTGGTTGCCGACCAAGTCCCCGTGCGACTTGCCCCCGATGTTCTAAAGAACACCAACCTCAAGATCGCCCATCGCCTGGTCGTCGGAGACGACCGCGAAGCCATGGCCAAAGCCATGGCCATGACCACCGAGCAGTCGAACGAACTCACCATCATGCCGCCCGGACGCGCAGCGGTTTTCAGCGAAGGCGATCACACCCCGGTCATCGTTCAGGTCCCCAAGTCCAAAGACAACTCCACACACGCCGCAATCGATGACTCGGCCGTTAGCGAGGCGATGGCGAAATGGCGTTCCGACCCGTCGGTACAGGCGTGGTTCACGGCTTCCGTCGCATGCCGTGGCGCCTGTCGCAACGCCATCGCCTGCAAACAGTCGTCCATACTTATGGAGCATCCGCATGGCCAGCTGCTAGCAACTCGACTCTGGCACACCAGCATCGAACACCCCGACGGCATAGATCTCGTTTGGCCCGACATCACCGCCTTCGTGAAGGCCACAGCCGCCGGCATCGGTGAACACACCTCGCCGCCAACACCGGGATCAACCAACAACCTCGACGATCGCGTCCATAGTTTCGCTCTCCATGCCATAGCGACAGTGACCAACCGTCGAGCAATGCAGGCGGGCTGGTCCTCGCCGGCAACCTCACGCCTGACGACCTTGCTGTTCACCGCGATCGAGGAACGCTCACGCCAGACCGAATACTTCCTCGGCGATACCCCCGCCCGCCAAGAGGTCGTCACCGCGGCCGCAAAGCTCCAAACACGCGCGTTCGATCCGCTTCCGTTGTGCAGCAAGATCTGCAGTGACGGCCGATGCCCGTTCCTCCATGCGGTCCGAGACGTTCGCGCCGCGTCGGGAAACTTCCTCGGCGACGCCAACACCGACGACGAACTGCTGAACGCAGCCACCGCGCTCGCCGAGGAGATAGTCGAAACACCCCGAGACGCGCCTTCGGCCACGGAATCCCTCAACCAGGCGCGCTGGCGCGCCATAGCCTGCGCGACTCAGCTACTCGCTGGCAAGCACCACCGATCCCAGG